A single window of Methylacidimicrobium sp. AP8 DNA harbors:
- a CDS encoding cytochrome c3 family protein, with translation MANLFGKAANELPGKIVVGILIIAALTVAGVAYYFTPKYTRVGYMPEQPIPFDHSLHVTGLGLDCRFCHSFVEKSGFSNVPTTQTCMSCHRMVKADSPKLAALRESWESGEPVRWTRVYQLPDYVYFDHSAHVNRGVSCFSCHGEVNLMRTIYHKTPLSMSWCLDCHRNPEYFVRPQEKVFDLAWTPPAGSQQVDMAKRLIEAAKIQPSDNCAACHR, from the coding sequence ATGGCGAATCTCTTCGGGAAAGCGGCCAATGAGCTTCCCGGGAAGATCGTCGTGGGGATTCTCATCATTGCCGCCCTGACAGTTGCCGGGGTCGCCTACTACTTTACTCCCAAATACACGCGGGTCGGCTACATGCCCGAGCAGCCGATTCCTTTCGACCATTCCCTGCACGTAACGGGTCTGGGACTCGATTGCCGCTTCTGCCATAGTTTTGTGGAAAAGAGCGGCTTCTCTAACGTGCCGACGACGCAGACCTGCATGTCCTGCCATCGCATGGTCAAAGCCGACAGCCCGAAGCTGGCTGCGTTGCGGGAGAGTTGGGAAAGCGGGGAGCCGGTCCGGTGGACCCGGGTCTACCAGTTGCCGGATTACGTCTACTTCGATCACTCCGCTCACGTGAACCGAGGTGTGAGCTGCTTCAGCTGCCATGGGGAGGTGAACTTGATGAGGACTATTTATCACAAGACCCCTTTGAGCATGAGCTGGTGCTTGGATTGCCACCGGAATCCGGAATATTTCGTCCGGCCGCAGGAAAAGGTTTTCGATCTTGCCTGGACACCTCCGGCCGGGTCGCAGCAGGTCGATATGGCCAAGCGGCTGATCGAAGCGGCGAAGATCCAGCCGTCGGACAACTGCGCGGCCTGCCACCGGTAG